The Acidobacteriota bacterium nucleotide sequence GAGCCCGGCCGCATGAGAGTCTGGAGGTGTGGAAGGTCTCCATGGACCTTGCTCAAGCGGTGTACGCGGCCACAGGCCGGTTTCCGAAGGAGGAACTCTACGGAATGACGGCGCAAGTGCGGCGGGCGGCGGTGAGCATCCCCGCCAACATCGCGGAGGGAATGGCCCGAAGAGGCCAGCAAGAGCGGCGACAATTTTTCTACATCGCCCGTGGATCGCTGAGCGAGGTGGAGACCTTGCTGGCGCTGTCTGCTCGCCTTGAGTTCGTGGAGGGAGCGGCCTTCGAGGA carries:
- a CDS encoding four helix bundle protein, with amino-acid sequence MLGRARPHESLEVWKVSMDLAQAVYAATGRFPKEELYGMTAQVRRAAVSIPANIAEGMARRGQQERRQFFYIARGSLSEVETLLALSARLEFVEGAAFE